CATCAACGAGTTTTTCTCAGATATGGGATCTGGCGGGATCAGGGAGGCCTATGAAACCGCGATTGCACGGCTTAACGTTTTGGAGTTGGATGCAAACTTACGTCCATATACTCGTTCAGAGCTTTCAGGTTTGGCTTCTAAACGAAACACATCTGGCATTGTAGGGGTAAGAAAATCCAAGCGTTCAAACAAAAGCGAAGGGTACGATTCCTGGATAGCTTTTGGAGCACCTCGCCCTGGGGATCACATAGTGAAGAGCTTCTCTATCAATAAGTATGGAGAGGAAGAGGCAAAGCGGCTTGCCATTGCGCAGAGGAAGGAATGGGAGGAGCAGATGATGGCGTATGAACGTGAGCAAAGAAAATGATCTCCAAGAGAACGAACGAAAGAGGGGAAACAAGGGGGTCGCATCTTCAAATTCTAATTTTGAGTTTTGGAGACGCAACCCCATATGCCTCCTCCAGTCAATTGTTGGTGGCAGTTCTTAGCTATTCTCTATTTGTAATGCAAGTAGTCACGGTCCTTCTCGGAAAACCGAAAGATCTATAAGAGACCATGAAAAAAATCTACCTTGTCGAGACAGAAACATTGCTGAAATGGACCTGGGCCGAAATAGAGCCCCATTATCAAAAGTTGCAAGCTTTTGAATTGAACACTGGCAATGTGGATGCCTGGTTGAAGGATTGGTCGGATCTGACCCGACGTGTTTACGAAATTCCGACCCGGCTGGTGGTGCGCACGTGGGTCAACACGGCGGATGAAGAAGGCAAAAGGCTTTATTCAAACTTTCTGGACACGATTTTTCCCAAGATCGAGGAAGCCGAAAACGGCCTGAATAAAAAAATTCTCGATAGCAAGCTGGAGCCAAAAAACTTGAGGATTGCTTTGCGGAATATGCGTGCCGAAGCCGATTTGTTTCGCGAGGAGAACCTGCCGCTACGCTCCGAAGAAGAAAAGACTGGGCTGGAATACAACAAAATCAGGGCTGCGCAAACGATCGAATGGGCGAACGAAGAGCGAACCGTTGCTCAAATGTACCCGTTGCAACTGGAGAAGGACCGCGCCACGCGCGAAACAGCCATGCGGATGGTGCTCGAACGCCAGTATGCGGACTTTGAAGCGCTGGGCGAAATCTGGATAAAGCTGATGGAAATTCGCCGACAGGTTGCGCGCAATGCGGGCAAAGCCGACTACCGGGCCTACCAGTGGCAAAACAAGCGACGTTTTGACTATACCCCCGAAGACGCCAAATCTTTCCACCGTGCCATCGAAGAAGTGGTCGTCCCAGCAACAGCGCGCATCCGCGAGCGAAGGCGGAAAATACTGGACGTGGCGACTCTGCGTCCATGGGATACGGAAGCTGACTCCAATGGATTGGACCCCATCCGCCCATTCAAAACGATGGATGAGTTGAACCGGGGAATGAAAAGGATTTTCGACAAGGTTGACCCGGATTTTGGCGACCGCTATCAAACGATGTTGACCGAAGGCCTGCTCGATCTGGAAAACCGCAAGAACAAAGCTCCAGGCGGCTACTGCACGATGTTCCCGGTGGCGCACCGACCATTCATTTTTATGAATTCGGTCGGTACGCATGCCGATGTGAATACCTTGCTGCATGAAGGCGGGCACAGCTTCCACGTCTTTGAAACCGCCGGGACTGATCTGTTCCACAATATCAAATACTCGCCAGCGGAATTCAATGAAGTAGCTTCAATGGCTATGGAACTTTTGGGGGGGCGCTACTTGATGGAGAGCGGCATGTACACAGCAGCCGAAGCTGCTCAAGCACGCATCAAAGATCTTGAAACCCACCTGCTTTCCTGGCCGAGTATGGCCGTGGCAGATGCCCTCCAGCACTGGATTTATGAAAACCATCACTTGGCGAGCGACCCAGTCAGGGTCAGCGAAAAATGGAGCGAACTCTATGATCGCTACATGGTGGGATTGGATTGGAGTGATCTGGAACAGTACAAAGCAGCGTGCTGGCAAAGTATCCAACATATCTACCTTTGGCCGTTCTATTATGTAGAATACGGGCTGGCACAGCTTGGCGCGTCGCAAATCTGGGCTAATTCACTGGCGGATTACCCGGGGGCGGTCAAAGCCTACCGCAAAGCACTCTCCCTGGGTGCAACGGTCACCCTGCCCGAGTTATTCGCGGCAGCCGGCGCCAAATTCTCTTTTGATGCCGCCACACTCAAACGCTCGGTCGATCTTATCGAACGGACGATAGAAGAACTTGATTCCGCGCACTTATGAAACGCAAGAATAGAGGATCGATCAATGGATGTAGTAGGCATTGTCGCGAGCCCAAGGAAACAGATGAACACGGATACCGTGGTTCAGAGAATATTGGATGGTTGTCAGGCTTCAGGTGCCGGGATTTCCAAGATCTATCTGAGTGGCCCAGGGGAGAGAACTTAGTTCGTTCATTACGAAGGTAATCAAGCAATTGCAAACAACGGAGGAGGCGCTATGCAGATGAAAGCTTCTTCGGAGAAAACAAAGCCGGCAACTCCCTTTACCGACGATTTCCAGATGCTGTGTGCCTTGATCACCCATCTGGGCTCCCACGAGAAGTGGCAGTCGAGAACTCCTTCGGAAATAGGGGGAAGCCTTGCCATGCCTCCAGCGGAGGTAGAGCGGGTATTGGCTGCTTTTCCCTGTTTTTTTCGGGAATCCACAAACCGTAAAAACGGTGAGAGGCTCTTCACGGTGCATCTCCGCTATGCGCGCAGAAAAAAGGACCCGGTCTCCGGTGACAATGTTTCCGAACCGATGACCCCCGAGGAGATCGGATTGTTAATGACTCTCCTGACGCAAATGGTGTCCCTCGAAAAGCAGGAATCACAGTTTGTGGTTGAAATGCGGGAAAACAATAAGAGCCACGCCCGTACCGTTACAACAGCAATCATCGTCGCCGTTATATCCGCCCTGGCATCTCTCCTTGTTGCTCTGCTGAAATAAAGACATTGCCTGCGAGGAAAAAAGAGGGTCGCGTTTCCAAATTCCAATTTTGAGTTTCGGAGACGCAACCCCATATGCCTCCTCCAATAATTACGCAGCTTTGGAGCCGGAGAGTGCAATATGTATCTCTATATCATCCCACGGTACCAAAACATTATTTTCCTCGTCCTTGGCAATGAGACCAAGCTCAATCAATCTGGCGACGGAAGAGTGGACGTTGCTGTAATTGCGCCCCAGGGTTTTCGCTAGTCGATAGACAGACTGCGGTCCTGTTCTCTTCAGGGTATCAAGAAGCTCCATGCGCTTCGGTGTCAATTCGGCGAACAGTTGAGCCGCGGTGGCAAAGTTAAGACGATAATCGGCGGGAGCAAGTTCCTTGCCGCTATCCATGGCAGCCGCGAGAGCATGGAGTTCGCCGGCAGTTTCCTTGAAACTGGATATGCCAATGATTGCTTTAGTCATGGTTTTTCTCCTGTCAGCCGCTCAATGTCGGCATAGAAATCCTGGACAAGCTGTCCGAAGGAGCTGAAGTGATAGGGCTGTTCCCTTGAACCGTAGTGGATATGATCTCCTTTGCCGGACTCATTGTCGTAGCGGACGATGCAGTCACCATTTCTTCCGCAGTAAAGGCGATATTTAAAGCCATGAGGCCGCTCAAGGCTCGGTTTCGGCAACTGCCATATCACGGCTTCTATGATGAGGCCGGAAGGATATTTGTCCTTTTTTGCATATACCAGCGTAGCGTCCATGTATTGCATTATATGCAATATGTGGTGCTGGTGCAACATAACAAATTTGCAATGTAACCTTTCCAAAGGCGGGCGATATTAAACGACCTGATATGTATACTCTGCGAGAGAAAAGGGGGTAGGCTACTTTTCTGCCCAGTGGCATTAAAAAACCGGGGGTGCCTCCTAACCGATTATGACGAAACTAATAACTGAGGGGGAAAATGCTATGAGGATTACTAAAATCAAAATGCAAGTTAGCCCAATCTTTCTTATTTGGATTTTGTTGATGCTATTACCCGCCATTTGCTGGGCGTCTTCAATTCCAAAAGAAGCAGAGGCGGCGTCAAACCTTGTGGGCCTTAGGTACGGACCGGGTTTGCCTGAAGGATATGCATTGCAAAGAGCCGCTCTAATCGACGCAATGAATGGGAAAGAATTCGGAATCACCCATGTGAAAAAGGGGAGTACCCAAATGGTGTGGTTTGATGTGATGACTCATCGCGTTTCAAAGAAAGCACACTGGATGATACTCGATGTTCTTGTGCTGCCATCCTTCACGAT
This region of Geotalea daltonii FRC-32 genomic DNA includes:
- a CDS encoding M3 family oligoendopeptidase, which encodes MKKIYLVETETLLKWTWAEIEPHYQKLQAFELNTGNVDAWLKDWSDLTRRVYEIPTRLVVRTWVNTADEEGKRLYSNFLDTIFPKIEEAENGLNKKILDSKLEPKNLRIALRNMRAEADLFREENLPLRSEEEKTGLEYNKIRAAQTIEWANEERTVAQMYPLQLEKDRATRETAMRMVLERQYADFEALGEIWIKLMEIRRQVARNAGKADYRAYQWQNKRRFDYTPEDAKSFHRAIEEVVVPATARIRERRRKILDVATLRPWDTEADSNGLDPIRPFKTMDELNRGMKRIFDKVDPDFGDRYQTMLTEGLLDLENRKNKAPGGYCTMFPVAHRPFIFMNSVGTHADVNTLLHEGGHSFHVFETAGTDLFHNIKYSPAEFNEVASMAMELLGGRYLMESGMYTAAEAAQARIKDLETHLLSWPSMAVADALQHWIYENHHLASDPVRVSEKWSELYDRYMVGLDWSDLEQYKAACWQSIQHIYLWPFYYVEYGLAQLGASQIWANSLADYPGAVKAYRKALSLGATVTLPELFAAAGAKFSFDAATLKRSVDLIERTIEELDSAHL
- a CDS encoding HVO_A0114 family putative DNA-binding protein; protein product: MTKAIIGISSFKETAGELHALAAAMDSGKELAPADYRLNFATAAQLFAELTPKRMELLDTLKRTGPQSVYRLAKTLGRNYSNVHSSVARLIELGLIAKDEENNVLVPWDDIEIHIALSGSKAA
- a CDS encoding toxin-antitoxin system TumE family protein; protein product: MDATLVYAKKDKYPSGLIIEAVIWQLPKPSLERPHGFKYRLYCGRNGDCIVRYDNESGKGDHIHYGSREQPYHFSSFGQLVQDFYADIERLTGEKP